Proteins encoded by one window of Anoplopoma fimbria isolate UVic2021 breed Golden Eagle Sablefish chromosome 23, Afim_UVic_2022, whole genome shotgun sequence:
- the tcp11l2 gene encoding T-complex protein 11-like protein 2, with amino-acid sequence MPLNDERPASTSSSEEQGSDVESSSERCDSMTSTSDLDCSRESFTSDCSSKQCTPSSSPPKTITLDEVMESGRDLSNLSIAHEIIVNRNFHLEPDSLPQDSLWKIVRDNVHKAFWDILESELNDDPPEYGQAIRLLEEIREILLSFLNPGANRMRTQIMEVLDMDLIRQQADNDAVDIQGLASYIITTMGKMCAPVRDEDIKKLRESPDNIVTLFREIFRVLDLMKADIVNFTIDNLRPVLQRQSVEYERAKFQSILDKTPSALDHTTSWIKSALEELLTSIPKEQTDGQVKGQRLVPGPFQVLNLAFLRILTWDYDKSQLPETWMTDETRLREIQRHLQRCQAVNEVLLIIYSTIGGPIQGLPSLSDRLKRMISVLLDGMHSPDFNLEEALESVSAQICCELNKSLTERNYPAMSPALQATLTGQICSITQKDNPIRTLVEDRVQQFFTALICDPKPQVKVEQVPTGLTAIKPELALMGAKFISLVNYNKTVYGPFYADIIRKLMFSSSLPAANPQQDTVQDSVTSN; translated from the exons ATGCCTCTGAATGATGAGCGACCTGCCTCCACATCCAGCAGTGAGGAACAAGGCAGTGACGTGGAGTCGTCCTCAGAGCGATGCGACAGCATGACGTCCACCAGTGACCTGGACTGCTCCCGTGAAAGCTTCACCAGCGACTGCTCCAGTAAACAGTGTACACCCTCCT CAAGCCCACCCAAAACCATAACCCTGGATGAAGTCATGGAGTCCGGCAGAGACCTGTCCAATCTCAGCATTGCCCATGAGATCATTGTAAACCGCAACTTCCATCTGGAACCAGACAGCCTACCTCAGGACAG tttatggAAGATAGTTAGAGATAATGTCCACAAGGCCTTCTGGGACATCCTGGAGTCCGAGCTGAACGACGACCCGCCTGAGTATGGGCAAGCCATCAGATTATTGGAGGAGATCAGAGAG ATTTTATTGTCATTCCTTAATCCGGGCGCCAATCGGATGCGGACCCAGATCATGGAGGTGCTGGACATGGACCTGATTCGTCAGCAGGCTGACAATGATGCTGTAGACATTCAGGGGCTCGCCTCTTACATTATCACCACCATGGGCAAGATGTGTGCACCAGTTAGGGACGAGGATATCAAGAAGCTCCGCGAAAGCCCAGATAACATAGTGACACTGTTCAG GGAGATCTTCCGTGTGCTTGACCTGATGAAGGCTGACATAGTTAACTTCACCATCGATAATCTGAGGCCTGTGCTGCAGAGGCAGAGTGTTGAATATGAGAGGGCAAAGTTTCAGAGCATACTGGACAAAACACCCA GCGCTTTGGATCACACCACCTCGTGGATCAAGTCAGCACTTGAGGAGCTGTTGACCTCAATCCCCAAAGAACAGACTGATGGTCAGGTAAAAGGACAGCGACTAGTCCCCGGGCCCTTTCAGGTCCTCAACCTTGCCTTCCTCCGCATCCTCACATGGGACTACGATAAGAGCCAACTGCCTGAG ACCTGGATGACTGATGAGACACGTCTGAGAGAGATTCAAAGGCATCTCCAGCGGTGTCAGGCAGTGAACGAGGTGCTGCTCATTATCTACAGCACCATAGGGGGGCCCATCCAGGGTCTGCCCTCCTTGTCCGACCGCCTGAAGAGGATGATTAGTGTGCTGCTGGATGGAATGCACAGCCC GGACTTTAACCTAGAAGAGGCACTAGAGAGTGTCAGCGCTCAGATCTGCTGTGAGCTCAACAAATCTTTAACGGAGAGGAACTACCCTGCCATGAGCCCGGCGCTGCAGGCCACCCTCACAGGCCAGATCTGCAGCATAACGCAGAAGGACAATCCCATCCGCACTCTCGTTG AGGATCGGGTGCAGCAGTTCTTCACAGCACTCATCTGCGATCCTAAACCCCAGGTCAAAGTTGAACAGGTACCAACTGGCTTGACTGCTATCAAGCCTGAACTAGCACTGATGGGAGCAAAGTTCATCTCCCTGGTTAACTACAACAAGACTGTCTATGGACCTTTCTACGCCGATATCATCAGGAAGCTGATGTTCAGCAGCAGTCTACCAGCAGCAAATCCTCAGCAGGACACCGTTCAGGACTCTGTCACCTCCAATTAA